In Gossypium hirsutum isolate 1008001.06 chromosome D06, Gossypium_hirsutum_v2.1, whole genome shotgun sequence, one genomic interval encodes:
- the LOC121218515 gene encoding uncharacterized protein → MLLRNSISNTKRFFQKTLRSFKSLFSGADAEPYQRLPKASPYNPYSFTSAGVAVNPNDNGNPKEGNDNRKKINFSTHNIEAQRQGNIKGNVKQSTTQRRDDHQDIKQRKTRRAKVGNRREDCNSGERRREERNLSVPQKLKELEMMDMSNVEHVLDIEEVLHYYSRLTCPTYLDIVDKFFMEMYAEILGPPDSPRRVNSRPKYRSVRS, encoded by the coding sequence ATGCTGCTTCGAAATTCCATTTCCAATACCAAAAGGTTCTTTCAGAAAACCTTACGAAGTTTCAAGTCTCTCTTCTCTGGTGCTGATGCTGAACCTTACCAAAGGCTACCCAAAGCCTCTCCGTACAATCCCTATTCATTCACCTCTGCAGGCGTTGCCGTGAATCCCaacgacaatggcaacccaaaGGAGGGAAATGACAACAGGAAAAAGATAAATTTTTCAACTCATAATATAGAAGCGCAAAGACAAGGAAACATTAAGGGAAATGTGAAGCAGTCTACAACACAAAGAAGAGATGATCATCAGGACATTAAGCAGCGTAAAACGAGGAGAGCCAAGGTGGGGAACAGACGAGAGGATTGTAATTCAGGcgagagaagaagagaagaaaggaATTTATCAGTGCCACAAAAGCTGAAAGAGCTAGAGATGATGGATATGAGCAATGTGGAACATGTTCTTGACATTGAAGAGGTTCTTCACTACTATTCTCGACTCACTTGTCCTACCTATCTTGATATTGTCGAcaagtttttcatggaaatgtaTGCAGAAATTTTGGGACCCCCAGATTCTCCAAGAAGAGTCAACTCAAGGCCAAAATACCGATCAGTGAGATCGTGA